A section of the Citrus sinensis cultivar Valencia sweet orange chromosome 8, DVS_A1.0, whole genome shotgun sequence genome encodes:
- the LOC102626666 gene encoding uncharacterized protein At5g39865 yields the protein MAESEKNLEISSKASSSSSSMLLNRSFTMHATAADSSLPKLNYASLNRAVSSNKFYNSMESVLSASNSFKGKVKQLRNLFEPKKSSKKINLNEPESPQQHHLIKLTKPVKSLSLCYNNESSIRLPGTEDRIVVYLTSLRGIRRTFEDCYAVRMIFRGFRVWVDERDVSMDSAYKKELQCVFGGKNVTLPQVFIRGKHVGNADVLKSMYETGELARVLDGFPRRQPGFVCGSCGDVRFVPCGNCSGSRKVFDEADGVPKRCLECNENGLIRCPDCCSS from the coding sequence TATGCACGCAACCGCAGCTGATTCTTCTCTCCCGAAACTCAATTATGCTTCTCTCAATCGGGCCGTTTCGAGCAATAAGTTTTACAATTCGATGGAATCAGTCTTATCTGCTAGCAATTCATTCAAAGGTAAGGTCAAGCAACTTCGTAATTTATTTGAGCCCAAAAAAtcatccaaaaaaattaatttaaacgaACCCGAATCCCCGCAACAGCACCACCTCATCAAGTTAACAAAACCCGTGAAATCTTTATCTTTGTGTTATAATAATGAGTCTTCGATTAGATTACCGGGTACTGAGGATCGAattgttgtttatttaacGAGTCTGAGAGGGATTCGAAGGACTTTTGAGGATTGTTATGCGGTTAGGATGATATTTAGAGGGTTTAGAGTTTGGGTTGACGAGAGAGATGTTTCGATGGATTCCGCGTATAAGAAAGAATTACAGTGTGTATTTGGTGGGAAGAATGTGACTTTGCCGCAGGTTTTTATCCGGGGAAAGCATGTGGGAAATGCTGATGTGTTGAAGAGTATGTATGAAACCGGTGAATTGGCTAGGGTTCTTGATGGGTTCCCTAGACGGCAACCTGGGTTCGTGTGTGGGAGTTGTGGGGATGTGAGGTTCGTCCCTTGTGGGAATTGTAGTGGGAGTCGGAAGGTGTTTGATGAGGCCGATGGTGTGCCTAAACGGTGCTTGGAATGTAACGAGAATGGCTTGATTCGTTGCCCTGATTGCTGCTCCTCGTGA